The proteins below are encoded in one region of Mus caroli chromosome 10, CAROLI_EIJ_v1.1, whole genome shotgun sequence:
- the Cdc34 gene encoding ubiquitin-conjugating enzyme E2 R1 isoform X2, with protein sequence MARPLVPSSQKALLLELKGLQEEPVEGFRVTLVDEGDLYNWEVAIFGPPNTYYEGGYFKARLKFPIDYPYSPPAFRFLTKMWHPNIYETGDVCISILHPPVDDPQSGELPSERWNPTQNVRTILLSVISLLNEPNTFSPANVDASVMYRKWKESKGKDREYTDIIRRSWGPRWTRSAMA encoded by the exons atgGCCCGGCCGCTGGTGCCAAGCTCGCAGAAAGCGCTGCTGCTGGAACTGAAGGGGCTGCAGGAGGAGCCGGTGGAGGGCTTCCGGGTGACGCTGGTGGACGAGGGTGACCTGTACAACTGGGAGGTGGCCATCTTCGGCCCCCCCAACACCTACTATGAAGGCGGCTACTTCAAG GCTCGCCTCAAGTTCCCCATCGACTACCCGTATTCCCCACCAGCCTTCCGGTTCCTCACCAAGATGTGGCACCCAAACATCTATGAG ACAGGGGACGTGTGCATCTCCATTCTCCATCCCCCAGTTGACGACCCACAGAGTGGGGAGCTGCCCTCAGAGCGGTGGAACCCCACACAGAATGTCAG AACCATCCTCCTGAGTGTAATCTCACTGCTGAATGAGCCCAACACCTTCTCGCCTGCCAACGTGGACGCCTCGGTGATGTacagaaaatggaaggagagcAAGGGGAAGGACCGCGAGTACACGGACATCATCCG CAGGTCCTGGGGACCAAGGTGGACGCGGAGCGCGATGGCGTGA
- the Cdc34 gene encoding ubiquitin-conjugating enzyme E2 R1 isoform X1 — protein sequence MARPLVPSSQKALLLELKGLQEEPVEGFRVTLVDEGDLYNWEVAIFGPPNTYYEGGYFKARLKFPIDYPYSPPAFRFLTKMWHPNIYETGDVCISILHPPVDDPQSGELPSERWNPTQNVRTILLSVISLLNEPNTFSPANVDASVMYRKWKESKGKDREYTDIIRKQVLGTKVDAERDGVKVPTTLAEYCVKTKAPAPDEGSDLFYDDYYEDGEVEEADSCFGDEEDDSGTEES from the exons atgGCCCGGCCGCTGGTGCCAAGCTCGCAGAAAGCGCTGCTGCTGGAACTGAAGGGGCTGCAGGAGGAGCCGGTGGAGGGCTTCCGGGTGACGCTGGTGGACGAGGGTGACCTGTACAACTGGGAGGTGGCCATCTTCGGCCCCCCCAACACCTACTATGAAGGCGGCTACTTCAAG GCTCGCCTCAAGTTCCCCATCGACTACCCGTATTCCCCACCAGCCTTCCGGTTCCTCACCAAGATGTGGCACCCAAACATCTATGAG ACAGGGGACGTGTGCATCTCCATTCTCCATCCCCCAGTTGACGACCCACAGAGTGGGGAGCTGCCCTCAGAGCGGTGGAACCCCACACAGAATGTCAG AACCATCCTCCTGAGTGTAATCTCACTGCTGAATGAGCCCAACACCTTCTCGCCTGCCAACGTGGACGCCTCGGTGATGTacagaaaatggaaggagagcAAGGGGAAGGACCGCGAGTACACGGACATCATCCG GAAGCAGGTCCTGGGGACCAAGGTGGACGCGGAGCGCGATGGCGTGAAGGTGCCCACTACGCTGGCCGAGTACTGCGTGAAGACCAAGGCGCCGGCGCCCGACGAGGGCTCGGACCTCTTCTACGACGACTACTATGAGGACGGCGAAGTGGAGGAGGCCGACAGCTGCTTTGGGGATGAAGAGGATGACTCTGGCACCGAAGAGTCCTGA